One stretch of Tepidibacter hydrothermalis DNA includes these proteins:
- a CDS encoding spore coat associated protein CotJA has translation MKLARPYICIQKYMCMYPLSKGFKRGTIFPELYKPYKKGSYKKCKK, from the coding sequence ATGAAACTTGCAAGACCGTATATATGTATACAAAAATATATGTGCATGTATCCTTTAAGTAAGGGATTTAAGAGAGGAACTATTTTCCCTGAACTTTATAAACCATATAAAAAAGGATCTTATAAAAAATGTAAAAAATAA
- a CDS encoding spore coat protein CotJB, with translation MKDISRNDLLTKIQEVEFACLDLNLYLDTHPKDQKALMDFNMLAEEACRLRKIYEMKYGPLTNFGFSLAKYPFNWINDPWPWEYQ, from the coding sequence ATGAAAGATATATCTAGAAATGATTTATTGACTAAAATTCAAGAAGTAGAATTTGCTTGTCTTGATCTTAATCTATACTTAGATACTCATCCAAAAGATCAAAAGGCTTTAATGGACTTTAACATGCTTGCTGAAGAAGCTTGTAGGTTAAGAAAAATATATGAAATGAAATATGGTCCACTTACTAATTTCGGATTTTCATTAGCTAAATATCCATTTAACTGGATAAATGATCCGTGGCCATGGGAATATCAATAA
- a CDS encoding manganese catalase family protein, producing MWIYEKKLQYPVNIKTKNIEMAKYIITQLGGPDGELGAAMNYLNQRYTMPTSKAKALLTDIGSEELGHAEMISAMVYQLLKCATPEELKAAGLGSQYTQHDHGVFPCDASGVPWTASYVGVLGDPVADLHNDLAAEQKARVTYEHLINLTDDPDIIDPLRFLREREVVHYQRFGEALMDVYDFKDCKKIY from the coding sequence ATGTGGATTTATGAAAAAAAATTACAGTATCCTGTAAATATTAAAACTAAAAATATAGAAATGGCAAAATATATAATAACCCAACTAGGTGGACCAGATGGAGAACTAGGTGCTGCTATGAATTATCTTAATCAAAGATATACTATGCCAACCAGTAAGGCAAAAGCTCTCCTTACAGATATAGGTAGTGAAGAACTTGGTCATGCAGAAATGATATCTGCTATGGTATATCAATTATTAAAATGTGCTACACCTGAAGAGTTAAAAGCTGCCGGTCTTGGTTCTCAATATACACAACATGACCATGGAGTATTTCCTTGCGATGCAAGTGGTGTTCCATGGACTGCATCTTATGTAGGAGTTTTAGGAGATCCTGTAGCAGATCTACACAACGATTTGGCTGCTGAGCAAAAAGCTCGTGTAACATATGAACATCTTATAAATCTTACAGATGATCCAGATATAATAGATCCACTTAGATTTTTAAGAGAAAGAGAAGTTGTTCACTATCAAAGATTTGGTGAAGCTTTAATGGATGTATATGACTTTAAAGACTGTAAAAAAATATATTAA